From the Rhinolophus sinicus isolate RSC01 linkage group LG02, ASM3656204v1, whole genome shotgun sequence genome, one window contains:
- the ATN1 gene encoding atrophin-1 isoform X2 → MKTRQNKDSMSMRSGRKKEAPGPREELRSRGRASPGGVSTSSSDGKAEKSRQTAKKARVEEASTPKVSKQGRSEEISESESEETNAPKKTKTEELPRPQSPSDLDSLDGRSLNDDGSSDPRDIDQDNRSTSPSIYSPGSVENDSDSSSGLSQGPARPYHPPPLFPPSPPPPDSNPRQPEPGFEPHPSVTPTGYHAPMEPPTSRMFQAPPGAPPPHSQLYPGGAGGVLSGPAMGPKGGGPSSSVGAPSGGKQHPPPTTPISISSSGAGGAPPTKPPNTPVGGGNLPSAPPPATFPHVTPNLPPPPALRPLNNASASPPGLGAQPLPGHLPSPHAMGQGMGGLPPGPEKGPTLAPSPHPLPPASSSAPAPPMRYPYSSSSGSSAVASSSSSSSSSSASQYPASQALPSYPHSFPPPTSLSVSNQPPKYTQPSLPSQAVWSQGPPPPPPYGRLLANSNPHPGPFPPSTGGQSTAHPPAPTHHHHHQQQQQQQQQQQQQQQQQQQQHHGSSGPPPPGAYPHPLESSSHHAHPYAMSPSLGSLRSYPPGPAHLPPPHSQVSYSQAGPNGPPASSSSSNSSSSQGSYPCSHPSPSQGPQGAPYPFPPVPPVTTSSATLSTVIATVASSPAGYKTASPPGPPPYGKRAPSPGSYKTATPPGYKPGSPSSFRTGTPPGYRGASPPAGPGTFKPGSPTVGPGPLPPAGPSGLSSLPAPPAAPTSGPPLSATQIKQEPAEEYETPESPVPPARSPSPPPKVVDVPSHASQSARFNKHLDRGFNSCARSDLYFVPLEGSKLAKKRADLVEKVRREAEQRAREEKEREREREREKEREREKERELERSVKLAQEGRAPVECPSLGPVPHRPPFEPGSAVATVPPYLGPDTPALRTLSEYARPHVMSPGNRNHPFYVPLGAVDPGLLGYNVPALYSSDPAAREREREARERDLRDRLKPGFEVKPSELEPLHGVPGPGLDPFPRHGGLALQPGPPGLHPFPFHPSLGPLERERLALAAGPALRPDMSYAERLAAERQHAERVAALGNDPLARLQMLNVTPHHHQHSHIHSHLHLHQQDAIHAASASVHPLIDPLASGSHLTRIPYPAGTLPNPLLPHPLHENEVLRHQLFAAPYRDLPASLSAPMSAAHQLQAMHAQSAELQRLALEQQQWLHAHHPLHSVPLPAQEDYYSHLKKESDKPL, encoded by the exons ATGAAGACACGACAGAATAAAGACTCA atGTCGATGAGGAGTGGACGGAAGAAAGAGGCCCCTGGGCCCCGGGAAGAACTGAGATCAAGGGGCAGGGCCTCCCCTGGAGGGGTCAGCACGTCCAGCAGTGATGGCAAAGCCGAGAAGTCTAGGCAGACAGCCAAG AAGGCCCGAGTAGAGGAAGCCTCCACCCCAAAGGTCAGCAAGCAGGGCCGGAGTGAGGAGATCTCAGAGAGTGAAAGTGAGGAGACCAATGCACCAAAAAAGACCAAAACTGAG GAGCTCCCTCGGCCACAGTCCCCCTCAGATCTGGACAGCTTAGATGGGCGGAGCCTCAATGATGATGGCAGCAGTGACCCAAGGGATATAGACCAGGACAACCGAAGCACGTCCCCCAGCATCTACAGCCCTGGAAGTGTGGAGAATGACTCCGACTCATCTTCTGGCCTGTCCCAGGGCCCAGCCCGCCCTTACCACCCACCTCCACTCTTTCCCCCATCCCCTCCACCGCCAGACAGCAACCCCCGACAGCCAGAGCCTGGCTTTGAACCCCATCCTTCTGTGACACCCACTGGATATCATGCTCCCATGGAGCCCCCCACATCTCGGATGTTCCAGGCTCCTCCTGGGGCCCCTCCCCCTCATTCACAGCTCTACCCTGGGGGTGCTGGTGGAGTTTTATCTGGACCTGCAATGGGTCCCAAGGGGGGAGGGCCTTCCTCTTCAGTAGGGGCCCCTAGTGGGGGTAAgcagcaccccccacccaccacccccattTCAATATCAAGCTCTGGGGCTGGTGGTGCTCCCCCAACAAAGCCACCTAACACTCCAGTGGGTGGTGGAAACCTACCCTCTGCTCCTCCACCAGCCACCTTCCCCCATGTGACACCAAAtctgcctcccccacctgctCTGAGACCCCTTAACAATGCATCAGCCTCTCCTCCTGGCCTGGGGGCCCAGCCACTACCTGGGCATCTGCCCTCTCCCCATGCCATGGGGCAGGGTATGGGTGGACTTCCTCCTGGCCCAGAGAAGGGCCCCACTCTTGCTCCCTCGCCCCACCCACTGCCCCCTGCTTCCTCTTCTGCCCCAGCTCCCCCAATGAGGTATCCTTATTCATCCTCTAGTGGTAGCTCTGCAGTAGCCTCCTCTTCCAGTTCTTCTTCGTCTTCATCTGCTTCCCAGTACCCAGCTTCCCAGGCATTGCCCAGTTAtccccactccttccctcccccaacaaGCCTCTCTGTCTCCAATCAGCCACCCAAGTATACTCAgccttctctcccatcccaggCTGTGTGGAGCCAGGGtccccccccacctcctccctatGGCCGCCTCTTAGCCAACAGCAATCCCCATCCaggccccttccctccttctaCTGGAGGCCAATCCACTGCCCACCCACCAGCCCCAacacatcaccatcaccaccagcaacaacagcagcaacagcagcagcagcagcagcagcagcagcagcagcagcagcaacatcaTGGGAGCTCTGGGCCCCCTCCACCTGGAGCTTATCCCCATCCCCTGGAGAGCAGTTCCCATCATGCACACCCTTATGCCATGTCTCCTTCCCTGGGGTCTCTGAGGTCCTACCCACCAGGGCCAGCACACCTGCCCCCACCACACAGCCAGGTGTCCTACAGTCAAGCAGGCCCCAATGGTCCCccagcctcttcctcttcttccaacTCCTCTTCTTCTCAAGGGTCCTACCCATGCTCACACCCCTCTCCTTCCCAGGGCCCCCAAGGGGCGCCCTACCCCTTCCCACCGGTGCCTCCGGTTACCACCTCTTCGGCTACACTTTCCACAGTCATTGCCACAGTGGCTTCCTCGCCAGCAGGCTACAAAACAGCCTCCCCACCTGGGCCCCCACCGTATGGGAAGAGAGCCCCGTCCCCAGGGTCCTACAAGACAGCCACCCCACCCGGATACAAGCCAGGGTCGCCATCCTCCTTCCGAACGGGGACCCCACCAGGCTACCGAGGCGCCTCGCCACCCGCAGGCCCAGGGACCTTCAAGCCAGGCTCGCCCACCGTGGGGCCTGGGCCGCTGCCGCCTGCGGGGCCCTCAGGCCTGTCATCCCTGCCAGCACCGCCTGCGGCCCCCACTTCGGGGCCGCCCCTGAGTGCCACGCAGATAAAACAGGAGCCGGCAGAGGAGTATGAAACCCCCGAGAGCCCAGTGCCCCCGGCCCGCAGCCCCTCGCCCCCTCCCAAGGTGGTAGACGTGCCCAGCCACGCCAGTCAGTCAGCCAG GTTCAACAAACACCTGGACCGCGGTTTTAACTCGTGCGCGCGCAGCGATCTGTACTTCGTGCCGCTGGAGGGTTCCAAGCTGGCCAAGAAGCGGGCCGACCTGGTGGAGAAAGTGCGGCGCGAGGCGGAGCAGCGCGCGCGCGAAGAAAAGGAGCGGGAGCGCGAGCGGGAACGCGAGAAGGAGCGCGAGCGCGAGAAGGAGCGCGAGCTGGAACGGAGCGTG AAATTGGCACAGGAGGGCCGTGCTCCAGTGGAGTGCCCATCTCTCGGCCCAGTGCCCCATCGCCCTCCGTTTGAACCAGGCAGTGCTGTGGCTACAGTGCCCCCCTACCTGGGTCCCGACACTCCAGCCTTGCGCACTCTGAGTGAATATGCCCGGCCCCACGTCATGTCTCCTGGCAATCGCAACCATCCGTTTTACGTGCCCCTGGGGGCAGTGGACCCAGGGCTCCTGGGTTACAATGTCCCGGCCCTGTACAGCAGTGATCCAGCAGCCCGGGAGAGAGAGCGGGAAGCCCGTGAACGAGACCTCCGTGACCGCCTCAAGCCTGGCTTCGAGGTGAAGCCCAGTGAGCTGGAACCCCTACACGGGGTTCCTGGGCCAGGCCTGGATCCCTTCCCCCGACATGGTGGCCTGGCTCTGCAGCCTGGCCCACCTGGCCTGCATCCTTTCCCTTTTCATCCGAGCCTGGGGCCCCTGGAGAGAGAACGTCTGGCGCTGGCCGCTGGGCCAGCCCTGCGGCCTGACATGTCCTACGCGGAGCGTCTGGCAGCTGAGAGGCAGCACGCAGAAAGGGTGGCAGCCCTGGGCAATGACCCACTGGCCCGGCTGCAGATGCTCAATGTGAccccccatcaccaccagcacTCCCACATCCACTCTCACCTGCACCTCCACCAGCAGGATGCCATCCATGCAG
- the ATN1 gene encoding atrophin-1 isoform X1 → MKTRQNKDSMSMRSGRKKEAPGPREELRSRGRASPGGVSTSSSDGKAEKSRQTAKKARVEEASTPKVSKQGRSEEISESESEETNAPKKTKTEQELPRPQSPSDLDSLDGRSLNDDGSSDPRDIDQDNRSTSPSIYSPGSVENDSDSSSGLSQGPARPYHPPPLFPPSPPPPDSNPRQPEPGFEPHPSVTPTGYHAPMEPPTSRMFQAPPGAPPPHSQLYPGGAGGVLSGPAMGPKGGGPSSSVGAPSGGKQHPPPTTPISISSSGAGGAPPTKPPNTPVGGGNLPSAPPPATFPHVTPNLPPPPALRPLNNASASPPGLGAQPLPGHLPSPHAMGQGMGGLPPGPEKGPTLAPSPHPLPPASSSAPAPPMRYPYSSSSGSSAVASSSSSSSSSSASQYPASQALPSYPHSFPPPTSLSVSNQPPKYTQPSLPSQAVWSQGPPPPPPYGRLLANSNPHPGPFPPSTGGQSTAHPPAPTHHHHHQQQQQQQQQQQQQQQQQQQQHHGSSGPPPPGAYPHPLESSSHHAHPYAMSPSLGSLRSYPPGPAHLPPPHSQVSYSQAGPNGPPASSSSSNSSSSQGSYPCSHPSPSQGPQGAPYPFPPVPPVTTSSATLSTVIATVASSPAGYKTASPPGPPPYGKRAPSPGSYKTATPPGYKPGSPSSFRTGTPPGYRGASPPAGPGTFKPGSPTVGPGPLPPAGPSGLSSLPAPPAAPTSGPPLSATQIKQEPAEEYETPESPVPPARSPSPPPKVVDVPSHASQSARFNKHLDRGFNSCARSDLYFVPLEGSKLAKKRADLVEKVRREAEQRAREEKEREREREREKEREREKERELERSVKLAQEGRAPVECPSLGPVPHRPPFEPGSAVATVPPYLGPDTPALRTLSEYARPHVMSPGNRNHPFYVPLGAVDPGLLGYNVPALYSSDPAAREREREARERDLRDRLKPGFEVKPSELEPLHGVPGPGLDPFPRHGGLALQPGPPGLHPFPFHPSLGPLERERLALAAGPALRPDMSYAERLAAERQHAERVAALGNDPLARLQMLNVTPHHHQHSHIHSHLHLHQQDAIHAASASVHPLIDPLASGSHLTRIPYPAGTLPNPLLPHPLHENEVLRHQLFAAPYRDLPASLSAPMSAAHQLQAMHAQSAELQRLALEQQQWLHAHHPLHSVPLPAQEDYYSHLKKESDKPL, encoded by the exons ATGAAGACACGACAGAATAAAGACTCA atGTCGATGAGGAGTGGACGGAAGAAAGAGGCCCCTGGGCCCCGGGAAGAACTGAGATCAAGGGGCAGGGCCTCCCCTGGAGGGGTCAGCACGTCCAGCAGTGATGGCAAAGCCGAGAAGTCTAGGCAGACAGCCAAG AAGGCCCGAGTAGAGGAAGCCTCCACCCCAAAGGTCAGCAAGCAGGGCCGGAGTGAGGAGATCTCAGAGAGTGAAAGTGAGGAGACCAATGCACCAAAAAAGACCAAAACTGAG CAGGAGCTCCCTCGGCCACAGTCCCCCTCAGATCTGGACAGCTTAGATGGGCGGAGCCTCAATGATGATGGCAGCAGTGACCCAAGGGATATAGACCAGGACAACCGAAGCACGTCCCCCAGCATCTACAGCCCTGGAAGTGTGGAGAATGACTCCGACTCATCTTCTGGCCTGTCCCAGGGCCCAGCCCGCCCTTACCACCCACCTCCACTCTTTCCCCCATCCCCTCCACCGCCAGACAGCAACCCCCGACAGCCAGAGCCTGGCTTTGAACCCCATCCTTCTGTGACACCCACTGGATATCATGCTCCCATGGAGCCCCCCACATCTCGGATGTTCCAGGCTCCTCCTGGGGCCCCTCCCCCTCATTCACAGCTCTACCCTGGGGGTGCTGGTGGAGTTTTATCTGGACCTGCAATGGGTCCCAAGGGGGGAGGGCCTTCCTCTTCAGTAGGGGCCCCTAGTGGGGGTAAgcagcaccccccacccaccacccccattTCAATATCAAGCTCTGGGGCTGGTGGTGCTCCCCCAACAAAGCCACCTAACACTCCAGTGGGTGGTGGAAACCTACCCTCTGCTCCTCCACCAGCCACCTTCCCCCATGTGACACCAAAtctgcctcccccacctgctCTGAGACCCCTTAACAATGCATCAGCCTCTCCTCCTGGCCTGGGGGCCCAGCCACTACCTGGGCATCTGCCCTCTCCCCATGCCATGGGGCAGGGTATGGGTGGACTTCCTCCTGGCCCAGAGAAGGGCCCCACTCTTGCTCCCTCGCCCCACCCACTGCCCCCTGCTTCCTCTTCTGCCCCAGCTCCCCCAATGAGGTATCCTTATTCATCCTCTAGTGGTAGCTCTGCAGTAGCCTCCTCTTCCAGTTCTTCTTCGTCTTCATCTGCTTCCCAGTACCCAGCTTCCCAGGCATTGCCCAGTTAtccccactccttccctcccccaacaaGCCTCTCTGTCTCCAATCAGCCACCCAAGTATACTCAgccttctctcccatcccaggCTGTGTGGAGCCAGGGtccccccccacctcctccctatGGCCGCCTCTTAGCCAACAGCAATCCCCATCCaggccccttccctccttctaCTGGAGGCCAATCCACTGCCCACCCACCAGCCCCAacacatcaccatcaccaccagcaacaacagcagcaacagcagcagcagcagcagcagcagcagcagcagcagcagcaacatcaTGGGAGCTCTGGGCCCCCTCCACCTGGAGCTTATCCCCATCCCCTGGAGAGCAGTTCCCATCATGCACACCCTTATGCCATGTCTCCTTCCCTGGGGTCTCTGAGGTCCTACCCACCAGGGCCAGCACACCTGCCCCCACCACACAGCCAGGTGTCCTACAGTCAAGCAGGCCCCAATGGTCCCccagcctcttcctcttcttccaacTCCTCTTCTTCTCAAGGGTCCTACCCATGCTCACACCCCTCTCCTTCCCAGGGCCCCCAAGGGGCGCCCTACCCCTTCCCACCGGTGCCTCCGGTTACCACCTCTTCGGCTACACTTTCCACAGTCATTGCCACAGTGGCTTCCTCGCCAGCAGGCTACAAAACAGCCTCCCCACCTGGGCCCCCACCGTATGGGAAGAGAGCCCCGTCCCCAGGGTCCTACAAGACAGCCACCCCACCCGGATACAAGCCAGGGTCGCCATCCTCCTTCCGAACGGGGACCCCACCAGGCTACCGAGGCGCCTCGCCACCCGCAGGCCCAGGGACCTTCAAGCCAGGCTCGCCCACCGTGGGGCCTGGGCCGCTGCCGCCTGCGGGGCCCTCAGGCCTGTCATCCCTGCCAGCACCGCCTGCGGCCCCCACTTCGGGGCCGCCCCTGAGTGCCACGCAGATAAAACAGGAGCCGGCAGAGGAGTATGAAACCCCCGAGAGCCCAGTGCCCCCGGCCCGCAGCCCCTCGCCCCCTCCCAAGGTGGTAGACGTGCCCAGCCACGCCAGTCAGTCAGCCAG GTTCAACAAACACCTGGACCGCGGTTTTAACTCGTGCGCGCGCAGCGATCTGTACTTCGTGCCGCTGGAGGGTTCCAAGCTGGCCAAGAAGCGGGCCGACCTGGTGGAGAAAGTGCGGCGCGAGGCGGAGCAGCGCGCGCGCGAAGAAAAGGAGCGGGAGCGCGAGCGGGAACGCGAGAAGGAGCGCGAGCGCGAGAAGGAGCGCGAGCTGGAACGGAGCGTG AAATTGGCACAGGAGGGCCGTGCTCCAGTGGAGTGCCCATCTCTCGGCCCAGTGCCCCATCGCCCTCCGTTTGAACCAGGCAGTGCTGTGGCTACAGTGCCCCCCTACCTGGGTCCCGACACTCCAGCCTTGCGCACTCTGAGTGAATATGCCCGGCCCCACGTCATGTCTCCTGGCAATCGCAACCATCCGTTTTACGTGCCCCTGGGGGCAGTGGACCCAGGGCTCCTGGGTTACAATGTCCCGGCCCTGTACAGCAGTGATCCAGCAGCCCGGGAGAGAGAGCGGGAAGCCCGTGAACGAGACCTCCGTGACCGCCTCAAGCCTGGCTTCGAGGTGAAGCCCAGTGAGCTGGAACCCCTACACGGGGTTCCTGGGCCAGGCCTGGATCCCTTCCCCCGACATGGTGGCCTGGCTCTGCAGCCTGGCCCACCTGGCCTGCATCCTTTCCCTTTTCATCCGAGCCTGGGGCCCCTGGAGAGAGAACGTCTGGCGCTGGCCGCTGGGCCAGCCCTGCGGCCTGACATGTCCTACGCGGAGCGTCTGGCAGCTGAGAGGCAGCACGCAGAAAGGGTGGCAGCCCTGGGCAATGACCCACTGGCCCGGCTGCAGATGCTCAATGTGAccccccatcaccaccagcacTCCCACATCCACTCTCACCTGCACCTCCACCAGCAGGATGCCATCCATGCAG